One window of the Tissierella sp. genome contains the following:
- a CDS encoding DUF512 domain-containing protein: MELKNFTEDKNIIEEVAAGSIAEELELEAGDILLSINNVPVKDILDYKYLISDDLVVVAIEKQNGDIWELEIEKDYDEDLGIVFTNPLIDKAKSCRNKCIFCFIDQLPPDMRETLYFKDDDSRLSFLQGNFITLTNMSDEEIERIIDYRLSPINVSVHTTNPELRTQMLNNKNAGKIYDILKRFRDVKLEVNCQIVLVPGVNDGMELDRTLSDLSDLYPTVESVAVVPIGITKYREKLQKVEPYTKELSEELLNFIEEKQNIFLEKLGTRFVFASDEFFAMTGRRLPEHKDYEGFPQLENGVGLMKSFEDEVTMELMKIKSSINVNKKYILATGTLAYDFMVRIKDNILKKFIGLELVVIPIVNNFFGETITVSGLVTGQDLVEQLMPYENVDGIIIPRTMMKRDEEIFLDNLTIKEISQRLNTPVIPSRVEGKHLIDIIKN, translated from the coding sequence ATGGAATTGAAGAATTTTACAGAAGATAAGAATATTATTGAGGAAGTCGCAGCTGGAAGTATAGCTGAAGAACTAGAATTAGAAGCAGGAGATATATTGCTATCCATAAATAATGTTCCTGTTAAAGATATACTGGACTATAAATACTTAATATCAGATGATTTAGTTGTTGTAGCTATAGAAAAACAAAATGGAGATATATGGGAATTAGAAATTGAAAAGGATTATGATGAAGATTTGGGAATAGTATTTACGAACCCTTTAATAGATAAAGCTAAATCTTGTCGAAATAAATGCATATTTTGCTTCATAGATCAATTACCACCTGATATGAGAGAAACATTGTATTTCAAGGATGATGACTCAAGGCTATCTTTTTTACAAGGTAATTTTATTACTTTAACTAATATGAGTGATGAGGAGATAGAAAGAATTATTGATTATAGGTTAAGCCCTATTAATGTCAGTGTTCATACTACAAATCCAGAACTCAGAACACAAATGTTGAATAATAAAAATGCAGGTAAAATTTATGATATATTAAAAAGATTTAGAGATGTAAAGCTAGAAGTTAATTGTCAGATAGTATTAGTGCCTGGTGTAAATGATGGAATGGAATTAGATAGAACATTATCTGATTTATCTGATTTATATCCTACTGTAGAATCAGTGGCGGTAGTACCCATTGGAATAACGAAATATAGAGAAAAGCTACAAAAAGTAGAGCCATATACTAAAGAATTATCAGAAGAACTGTTGAATTTTATTGAAGAAAAGCAAAATATATTTTTGGAGAAATTAGGAACTAGATTTGTCTTTGCATCCGATGAATTTTTTGCAATGACTGGGAGAAGATTACCTGAGCATAAGGACTATGAGGGATTTCCACAACTTGAAAATGGCGTAGGTCTAATGAAATCATTTGAAGATGAAGTGACAATGGAACTTATGAAAATTAAAAGCAGTATTAATGTTAATAAGAAATACATCTTAGCTACTGGAACTTTAGCCTATGATTTCATGGTTAGAATTAAAGATAATATATTAAAAAAATTTATTGGTTTAGAACTAGTAGTTATACCTATAGTTAATAATTTTTTTGGAGAGACTATTACTGTATCAGGTCTTGTAACTGGGCAAGATTTAGTGGAACAACTTATGCCATATGAAAATGTTGATGGAATTATTATACCGAGAACCATGATGAAAAGGGACGAAGAAATATTTTTAGATAATTTAACAATTAAGGAAATATCTCAAAGGTTAAATACACCTGTGATTCCATCAAGAGTTGAAGGTAAACATTTAATTGATATTATTAAGAATTGA
- the glyA gene encoding serine hydroxymethyltransferase: MDFTNLSKHDPEIMKLIEMETNRQKKHIELIASENFVTPQVMEAAGSYLTNKYAEGYPAKRYYGGCEVVDMVEDLARNRLKEIFGADHANVQPHSGSNANLGVYFAVLKPGDKVLGMNLSQGGHLTHGSPVNISGTYFNFIAYGVDDETETIDYEQVREIAVREKPKMIVAGASAYPRQIDFAKFREIADEVGAYLMVDMAHIAGLVAVGLHPNPVPYADFVTTTTHKTLRGPRGGAILCKEEYAKAIDKAIFPGIQGGPLMHIIAAKAVAFGEALQDDFKGYQQQTLNNAKALAEGLIKNGFRLVSGGTDNHLILIDVRTKGLTGKKAEALLDDIGVATNKNTIPNDPESPFVTSGIRIGTPAMTTRGMKEEDMLEIAEIINLALDESNDRDAIKDRVAKLCDKYPLY; this comes from the coding sequence ATGGATTTTACAAATTTATCTAAACATGATCCAGAAATAATGAAGTTAATTGAGATGGAAACAAACAGACAGAAAAAGCATATAGAACTTATTGCTTCTGAGAATTTTGTAACCCCACAAGTTATGGAGGCCGCAGGTAGTTATTTAACCAACAAATATGCTGAAGGCTATCCAGCTAAAAGATATTATGGTGGATGTGAAGTAGTAGATATGGTAGAAGATTTAGCTCGAAATAGATTAAAAGAAATATTTGGAGCAGATCACGCTAATGTTCAACCTCATTCCGGTTCAAATGCTAATTTAGGCGTTTATTTTGCAGTGTTAAAGCCTGGAGACAAAGTATTAGGTATGAATTTATCACAAGGCGGTCATTTAACTCATGGTAGCCCAGTTAACATATCAGGTACTTACTTTAATTTTATAGCCTATGGTGTTGATGACGAAACAGAAACCATAGACTATGAACAAGTTAGAGAAATTGCTGTGAGAGAAAAGCCAAAAATGATTGTAGCAGGTGCAAGTGCATATCCAAGACAAATAGATTTTGCAAAGTTTAGAGAAATAGCAGATGAAGTTGGAGCATATTTAATGGTTGATATGGCTCATATAGCTGGACTAGTAGCAGTTGGTTTACATCCAAATCCAGTTCCATATGCTGATTTTGTAACTACTACAACTCATAAAACACTTCGTGGTCCACGCGGTGGTGCTATATTATGTAAAGAAGAATATGCAAAAGCTATAGATAAAGCTATTTTCCCTGGAATCCAAGGTGGCCCTCTTATGCATATAATAGCTGCAAAAGCTGTAGCTTTTGGTGAAGCTCTACAGGATGATTTCAAGGGTTATCAGCAACAAACTTTGAACAATGCAAAGGCATTAGCTGAAGGTCTTATAAAAAATGGATTTAGGCTAGTTTCAGGAGGCACTGACAATCATTTAATCTTAATAGATGTTAGAACTAAAGGATTAACTGGAAAGAAAGCAGAAGCGCTTTTAGATGATATTGGTGTTGCAACAAATAAAAATACTATTCCTAATGATCCTGAATCACCATTTGTAACTAGTGGTATCAGAATAGGTACTCCTGCAATGACAACTCGTGGAATGAAAGAAGAAGACATGTTAGAGATTGCTGAAATAATTAATTTAGCATTAGATGAGAGTAATGACAGAGATGCTATAAAAGATAGAGTAGCAAAGTTATGTGATAAATATCCATTATACTAA
- a CDS encoding metal-sensitive transcriptional regulator, with protein MADKTAVIKRLRRVEGQIKGIQKMVEEEKFCGDILIQVSAARAALNSVGGLILENYIKNCLQDQLEGNGKEEALDKLVDTMLKYTKQN; from the coding sequence TTGGCGGATAAGACTGCTGTTATAAAAAGGCTAAGACGAGTGGAGGGCCAGATAAAAGGTATACAAAAGATGGTAGAGGAAGAAAAATTTTGTGGAGATATATTAATACAAGTTTCAGCCGCAAGAGCTGCATTAAATAGTGTTGGTGGATTAATTCTTGAAAACTATATAAAAAATTGTTTGCAGGATCAGTTAGAAGGCAATGGTAAAGAGGAAGCATTAGATAAATTAGTAGATACTATGTTAAAGTATACTAAACAAAACTAA
- the spoIVA gene encoding stage IV sporulation protein A yields the protein MEVFDIYKDIAERTDGDIYAGVVGPVRTGKSTFIKRFMELLVLPNIDNKHKKERAKDELPLSGSGKTIMTTEPKFVPNEAIELVLNENISFKVRMVDCVGYLVSGALGHEENFIPRMVTTPWYEKEIPFEEAAEIGTRKVITDHSTIGLVVTTDGSITDIDRSNYIKAEERVISELKELDKPFVIILNSKHPNLDSTIALRESLQSKYGVSVVALDCLNMGIDDIERLFEKLLFEFPVKEVTINLPKWIEGLPKKHWIKNSILNSLKETIEGLQKLNEVSHFLNPLKELDIVKNVNIVEIKLGEGIVHSEILIDDGLFYSVLKDMTGYSIDGDYQLLGLISRLAETKKSYDKIEKALIEAREIGYGLVSPSIDELELAEPEIYRQGNRFGIKLKAKAPSLHVLRADIATEVSPLIGTEKQSEELIQYLLEEFEGEPSKIWQSNLFGKSLYDLVNEQLQGKLSTMPEDARQKIRRALERIINDGSGGLICIII from the coding sequence GTGGAGGTATTTGATATATACAAAGATATCGCTGAACGAACAGATGGAGATATTTATGCAGGTGTTGTCGGACCAGTAAGAACGGGTAAATCCACATTTATAAAAAGATTCATGGAATTACTTGTTTTGCCTAATATCGATAATAAGCATAAGAAAGAAAGAGCTAAGGATGAACTACCTTTAAGTGGTTCAGGAAAAACCATTATGACTACAGAACCAAAATTTGTTCCGAATGAAGCTATAGAATTAGTTTTAAATGAGAATATAAGCTTCAAGGTTAGAATGGTGGATTGTGTAGGTTACTTAGTTAGTGGAGCATTAGGTCATGAGGAGAACTTCATACCTAGAATGGTAACTACTCCGTGGTATGAGAAAGAAATACCTTTTGAAGAAGCTGCAGAAATAGGTACTAGAAAGGTCATAACTGATCACTCTACAATTGGTTTAGTCGTGACAACAGACGGCTCAATTACTGATATAGACAGATCAAATTATATTAAAGCAGAAGAAAGAGTAATATCAGAATTAAAAGAATTAGATAAACCTTTTGTTATAATACTTAATTCCAAACATCCAAATTTGGATAGTACAATTGCATTAAGAGAAAGCTTGCAAAGTAAGTATGGAGTTTCTGTAGTTGCTTTAGATTGCTTAAATATGGGAATAGATGATATTGAAAGATTATTTGAAAAATTATTATTTGAATTCCCAGTAAAAGAGGTTACAATCAATTTGCCAAAATGGATTGAAGGGTTACCAAAAAAACACTGGATAAAAAACAGTATTTTAAATTCTTTAAAAGAAACTATTGAAGGTCTACAAAAACTAAATGAAGTCTCTCATTTCCTCAACCCTTTAAAGGAATTAGATATTGTAAAAAATGTAAATATTGTTGAAATAAAATTGGGAGAAGGAATTGTACATTCAGAAATATTAATTGATGATGGATTGTTTTATAGTGTCTTAAAAGATATGACCGGATATTCCATTGATGGAGATTATCAATTGCTTGGTCTTATATCCAGGCTAGCTGAGACAAAGAAATCTTATGATAAAATTGAAAAAGCACTAATCGAAGCTAGAGAAATAGGATATGGTTTAGTAAGCCCTAGTATAGATGAGTTGGAACTAGCTGAACCTGAAATCTATCGTCAAGGTAATCGCTTTGGCATAAAGCTTAAAGCAAAAGCTCCATCTCTACATGTACTAAGGGCTGATATAGCAACAGAAGTTTCTCCACTTATAGGTACGGAAAAACAGTCTGAGGAGTTAATACAGTACTTATTAGAGGAATTTGAAGGTGAACCATCAAAAATCTGGCAATCCAATTTATTTGGGAAATCATTGTATGATTTAGTTAATGAACAACTTCAAGGTAAACTTAGTACAATGCCTGAAGATGCTCGACAAAAAATTAGAAGAGCTCTTGAAAGAATAATAAATGATGGTAGTGGTGGTTTAATTTGCATAATTATATAG
- the der gene encoding ribosome biogenesis GTPase Der, whose protein sequence is MNRAIVCIVGRPNVGKSTLFNKLVGRRIAITEDTPGVTRDRIYAEAEWLGNYFTVIDTGGLEPENEEIIMANIKRQAEMAIDTADVILFVVDGKDGLTSTDKEIGNILRKSGKRIVVACNKIDTPKTPDEIFEFYELGLGETIVISGEQGLGIGDLLDEIVKNFPEDKDTEYDESLIRVAMIGKPNVGKSSLINNILGEDRVIVTNIPGTTRDAIDTYFDFGDERYVFVDTAGLRRKRSIYEDIERYSVIRTLTAVDRSDICILVIDATEGITEQDTKIAGYAHDNGKAIIIAINKWDLIEKDSNTHLEFEKEIRKTLGFILYSPIIFISALTGQRVDKLLELVNIVNNNYNLRISTGVLNDIINEAVLMNQPPSDKGKRAKIYYGTQVSVRPPRFVIFVNNKELMHFSYVRYLENQIRNHFGFAGVPIQIEFREKGE, encoded by the coding sequence ATGAATAGAGCAATTGTATGTATAGTGGGAAGACCAAATGTTGGGAAATCAACTTTGTTCAACAAATTAGTAGGTAGAAGAATAGCAATAACAGAAGATACTCCAGGTGTTACTAGAGATAGGATTTATGCAGAAGCTGAGTGGCTTGGTAATTACTTTACTGTAATTGATACAGGAGGCCTTGAGCCAGAGAATGAAGAGATAATTATGGCTAATATTAAAAGACAAGCTGAGATGGCGATAGATACTGCTGATGTGATTTTGTTTGTAGTTGATGGTAAAGATGGACTAACATCTACAGATAAAGAAATAGGTAATATACTCAGAAAGTCAGGTAAAAGGATAGTAGTAGCTTGTAATAAAATTGATACACCAAAAACTCCAGATGAAATTTTTGAGTTTTATGAATTAGGCCTTGGGGAGACAATTGTTATCTCAGGAGAGCAAGGTCTTGGAATAGGTGACTTGTTAGATGAAATTGTTAAAAATTTTCCGGAGGACAAAGATACTGAATATGATGAAAGTCTTATAAGAGTTGCCATGATAGGAAAACCAAATGTAGGAAAATCTTCTTTGATTAATAATATTCTTGGAGAAGACAGAGTAATTGTAACTAATATTCCAGGGACTACGAGAGATGCTATTGATACCTATTTTGATTTTGGTGATGAAAGATATGTATTTGTTGATACAGCAGGATTAAGGAGAAAAAGAAGTATTTATGAAGACATAGAAAGATATTCTGTAATTAGGACATTGACTGCTGTGGATAGGTCTGATATATGCATTTTAGTTATAGATGCAACAGAGGGTATAACAGAACAAGATACAAAGATAGCTGGTTATGCTCATGACAATGGAAAAGCAATAATTATTGCAATAAACAAATGGGACTTAATTGAGAAGGATAGTAATACTCATTTAGAGTTTGAAAAGGAAATTAGAAAGACTCTAGGGTTTATTCTGTATTCACCAATAATATTTATCTCTGCTTTAACAGGTCAGAGGGTTGATAAACTATTGGAACTAGTTAATATCGTAAACAATAACTACAATCTAAGGATTAGTACAGGGGTATTAAATGATATTATTAATGAAGCAGTATTAATGAATCAACCCCCTAGTGATAAAGGGAAAAGAGCTAAAATATATTACGGAACCCAGGTTTCTGTGAGACCACCTAGATTTGTAATATTTGTGAACAATAAGGAGTTAATGCATTTTTCCTATGTAAGGTATTTGGAAAATCAAATAAGAAATCACTTTGGGTTTGCAGGTGTGCCTATCCAGATTGAATTCAGAGAAAAGGGTGAATAA
- the plsY gene encoding glycerol-3-phosphate 1-O-acyltransferase PlsY, translating to MKVFITILISYLIGCFSSAYFLGKISKNIDIRSHGSGNAGATNALRVLGTKMGILTFVLDILKGIVAVMLGKYIYGFNGGLLASVFVVLGHNFPVFLGFKGGKGVATSLGVLLILNWQTALISLVIAVIFILTTKYVSLGSIMASLVAPIAIFIVSDSSNKLLFITTLVLASLSIIRHKANIMRLFKGKEAKLGNKI from the coding sequence ATGAAAGTATTTATCACCATACTTATATCCTATTTAATAGGATGCTTTTCATCTGCATATTTTCTAGGGAAAATTTCAAAAAACATAGATATAAGAAGTCATGGAAGTGGAAATGCAGGTGCGACTAATGCTCTTCGTGTCTTAGGTACGAAAATGGGAATTCTAACTTTTGTCTTAGATATATTGAAAGGAATAGTTGCAGTAATGTTAGGTAAATATATATATGGATTTAATGGAGGACTATTAGCTAGTGTATTTGTAGTTTTAGGACATAATTTTCCAGTGTTCCTTGGATTTAAAGGTGGAAAAGGTGTAGCAACATCTCTAGGAGTACTATTAATACTCAACTGGCAAACTGCATTGATTTCATTGGTGATAGCTGTTATTTTTATTTTAACTACAAAATATGTTTCTTTAGGATCAATTATGGCTTCTTTGGTTGCACCAATTGCTATTTTCATAGTATCAGATTCATCAAATAAATTATTATTTATTACTACTTTAGTACTTGCTTCTCTATCCATAATAAGGCATAAAGCCAATATAATGAGATTGTTTAAGGGTAAGGAAGCCAAACTAGGAAATAAAATATAG
- a CDS encoding threonine/serine exporter family protein, translating to MDNSENYNRAEVKKLLVLATLAGRIMLKSGAETYRVEDTVIRICKSRKNIQYVDAFVIPTGIFISLDYNGELMSYIKRIKTISINLNKIDLVNEFSRAFVSSGMPIDDGLEELKRINKVSSYSPLTKAAFGSMAAAFFCILYNGTIFDSIASFLVSFLVLSALNVISRFKLPFFINNFVGAILASILAYLSLKIGIGDNLDKIIIGSIIPLFTGVAFTNAIRDTMSGDFLSGLSRGMEAVFSTLAIAIGVGIMLNFYLKGGF from the coding sequence ATGGACAATTCAGAAAACTACAATAGAGCGGAAGTCAAAAAACTACTAGTTTTAGCCACCTTAGCAGGAAGAATAATGCTTAAGAGTGGTGCTGAAACTTATAGGGTTGAAGATACAGTAATACGAATATGTAAATCTAGAAAAAATATCCAATATGTAGATGCTTTTGTTATTCCGACAGGAATATTTATATCTTTGGATTATAATGGAGAATTAATGTCTTATATAAAAAGAATCAAAACTATCTCTATAAATTTAAATAAGATAGATTTAGTTAATGAATTCTCTAGAGCTTTTGTTTCATCTGGCATGCCTATTGATGATGGATTAGAAGAATTAAAAAGAATTAATAAGGTAAGCAGCTATTCACCTTTAACTAAAGCTGCTTTTGGTAGTATGGCAGCAGCATTTTTCTGTATTCTTTATAATGGAACAATATTTGATTCTATAGCAAGTTTTTTGGTCAGCTTCTTAGTTTTATCTGCCTTAAATGTAATTTCTAGATTTAAACTACCCTTTTTTATCAATAATTTTGTAGGAGCTATTCTTGCTAGTATATTAGCATATTTATCTCTTAAAATTGGTATTGGTGATAATCTTGATAAAATAATCATCGGTTCAATAATCCCTTTATTTACAGGTGTTGCTTTTACAAATGCTATAAGAGATACTATGTCTGGAGATTTTTTATCTGGACTCTCAAGAGGTATGGAAGCTGTCTTCTCTACATTAGCTATAGCCATTGGAGTTGGAATTATGCTTAATTTTTATTTGAAAGGAGGATTCTAA
- a CDS encoding SoxR reducing system RseC family protein, giving the protein MEQMGVVKKVINGKAEIEVKRISACGENCKSCGGGCDGPKHVVILPNNIGAKAGDLVEIIGETKNILKYTMIVYLIPLTLFILSILISTKILKKVDISNYEPLSFLIGLVFLAVGYFVVKFIDKDLGTKDNNAIRITRII; this is encoded by the coding sequence ATGGAACAAATGGGTGTAGTAAAAAAGGTAATTAATGGTAAGGCTGAAATAGAGGTAAAGAGGATATCAGCATGTGGAGAAAACTGTAAAAGTTGTGGTGGTGGATGTGATGGACCAAAGCATGTAGTTATTCTTCCAAATAATATTGGCGCAAAAGCAGGGGATTTAGTTGAGATTATAGGTGAAACCAAGAATATACTAAAATATACTATGATAGTATATTTGATTCCTTTGACATTGTTTATTCTTAGTATACTGATTAGTACAAAGATTCTCAAGAAAGTTGACATAAGTAATTATGAACCACTTAGCTTTTTAATTGGTCTAGTATTTTTAGCTGTAGGGTATTTTGTAGTTAAATTTATAGACAAAGATTTAGGAACAAAAGATAATAATGCCATAAGAATTACAAGAATTATTTAA
- a CDS encoding NAD(P)H-dependent glycerol-3-phosphate dehydrogenase, whose translation MTERIGVLGGGSWGTALAILLANKGYDVSMWLRDQKQIDEMKDSRVNKKYLPNVTLPNNLKLTNDLEEVNYKKDMIVLSVGTHGIRDVLNSCKPYIKSDQIIVNVSKGIENDSLLRISEIVEEILPDSKYVVLSGPSHAEEVAINMPTTVVSASKHKKIAEYVQDLFITPGFRVYTNPDVIGVELGGSLKNVIALGAGISDGLGCGDNTKAALMTRGIFEMSRLGEKMGASANTFSGLSGIGDLIATCTSMHSRNRRAGILIGQGAKIDDAIKEIGMIVEGIKTTKSTFMLAKKHNITMPITEEIYGVLYEDKDVKDSVYNLMVRDRKHEMEDIVLEKNNFW comes from the coding sequence ATGACTGAAAGAATAGGAGTATTAGGTGGAGGAAGTTGGGGAACTGCTTTAGCCATTTTGTTAGCTAACAAGGGCTATGATGTAAGCATGTGGCTTAGGGATCAAAAGCAAATTGACGAAATGAAAGACTCTAGAGTGAATAAAAAATATCTCCCAAATGTAACTTTGCCAAATAATCTTAAATTGACCAACGATTTAGAAGAGGTAAATTATAAAAAAGACATGATAGTTTTATCAGTTGGGACTCATGGTATCAGGGATGTGTTAAATAGCTGTAAGCCTTATATAAAGTCCGATCAAATAATTGTAAATGTTTCAAAAGGGATTGAAAATGATTCGTTACTAAGGATATCAGAAATAGTTGAGGAAATTCTGCCTGATAGTAAGTATGTAGTTCTTTCTGGACCATCTCACGCAGAGGAAGTTGCAATTAATATGCCTACCACTGTTGTTTCTGCATCAAAGCATAAAAAGATTGCTGAATATGTACAGGATTTATTTATTACTCCTGGTTTTAGAGTATATACAAATCCAGATGTTATAGGTGTAGAACTAGGCGGTTCCTTAAAGAATGTTATTGCATTAGGAGCAGGTATATCTGATGGATTAGGCTGTGGTGATAACACTAAAGCTGCATTAATGACTAGAGGAATTTTTGAAATGTCAAGATTAGGCGAAAAAATGGGTGCATCAGCAAATACATTTTCTGGACTTTCTGGTATAGGTGACTTAATAGCAACATGTACTAGTATGCATAGTAGAAATAGAAGGGCAGGAATACTAATTGGCCAGGGAGCAAAGATTGATGATGCTATCAAAGAGATTGGCATGATTGTAGAGGGTATTAAGACAACTAAGTCTACTTTTATGCTGGCTAAAAAACATAATATAACTATGCCAATTACTGAAGAAATTTACGGTGTACTATATGAGGATAAGGACGTAAAAGATTCTGTTTATAATTTGATGGTTAGAGATAGGAAGCATGAAATGGAAGACATTGTGTTAGAAAAAAATAATTTCTGGTAA
- a CDS encoding threonine/serine exporter family protein: MEILKQLIISFLSTIGFSMLFSSPKETLFHTGIAGASGWILYFITTNLFNSNIAGSFFGALTVGMLGEIFARLNKKPATLYITPGIIPLVPGAGMYYTMLAFIENDFSLALSKGVETFFISAAISIGIIISSVLSKSIKRMRQKD; this comes from the coding sequence GTGGAAATATTAAAACAATTGATCATATCATTTTTGTCTACCATTGGGTTTTCAATGTTGTTTAGCTCTCCAAAAGAGACTTTATTTCATACTGGTATTGCAGGTGCATCAGGTTGGATTTTATATTTCATAACTACGAATCTATTTAATAGTAATATTGCAGGTAGTTTTTTTGGGGCTCTAACAGTAGGGATGCTAGGAGAAATATTTGCAAGATTAAACAAAAAACCGGCAACCTTATATATCACCCCTGGAATAATTCCATTGGTGCCAGGTGCCGGAATGTATTATACTATGTTGGCTTTTATAGAAAATGATTTCTCTCTAGCACTTAGTAAAGGAGTAGAGACCTTCTTTATAAGTGCTGCAATATCTATTGGAATAATTATTTCTTCAGTTCTTTCTAAATCTATTAAAAGGATGAGACAAAAGGATTAG